A single window of Methylocella tundrae DNA harbors:
- a CDS encoding YihY/virulence factor BrkB family protein codes for MSRIANLEPDQRKPSLAWWALILGLGLVSMLLSMRSRLSPHAPDAARETRLRPNAETFALTGPGRHAREALAGQAADSPAEIPAQGWKHILGRTWQGLGEDRILLVAAGITFYALLSLFPALAALVSLYGLFADPANVGGRLDSLASFLPSGALDLIGSEIGRIAGEAHHALGAAFFISLAVSLWTANSGMKGLIEGMNVVYEEKEKRGFIGLNLLSLAFTLAAIAFILLALGAMVVAPLLLGDIGLGGSGDALLSLLRWPLLLLVALFALAVLYRFGPSRRAPRWRWVTWGSALAAFLWLGGSVLFSWYVANFGKYNATYGSLGAAVGLMTWLWLSVIVVLLGGELNSKIERQSGRDASATASGAK; via the coding sequence TTGAGCAGAATCGCAAATCTCGAACCTGACCAAAGGAAGCCTTCCCTGGCCTGGTGGGCGCTGATCCTTGGGCTGGGGCTTGTTTCCATGCTGCTTTCAATGAGATCTCGCCTGTCGCCTCATGCGCCGGACGCCGCCCGCGAGACCCGCCTTCGGCCGAATGCTGAAACCTTTGCTTTAACCGGGCCGGGGCGGCATGCGCGCGAGGCGCTGGCGGGGCAGGCCGCCGATAGCCCCGCCGAAATACCGGCGCAGGGATGGAAACATATCCTGGGGCGGACTTGGCAGGGTCTCGGCGAAGACCGCATCCTGTTGGTCGCCGCCGGAATCACGTTTTACGCCCTGCTTTCTCTATTCCCGGCGCTGGCGGCGCTCGTATCGCTTTATGGACTTTTTGCAGATCCCGCCAACGTTGGCGGCCGCCTCGACAGCCTCGCAAGCTTTCTGCCGAGCGGAGCGCTGGATCTCATCGGGAGCGAAATCGGTCGCATCGCAGGCGAGGCCCATCACGCTTTGGGCGCGGCGTTTTTCATCAGCCTCGCTGTTTCGCTGTGGACCGCAAACTCCGGCATGAAAGGCCTGATCGAAGGCATGAACGTCGTCTATGAAGAAAAGGAGAAGCGCGGCTTCATCGGGCTTAATCTTCTCTCGCTGGCCTTCACCCTCGCGGCGATCGCATTCATTCTTCTGGCGCTCGGGGCTATGGTGGTTGCGCCCCTCCTCCTCGGCGACATTGGGCTCGGCGGAAGCGGCGACGCGCTCCTGTCGCTTCTGCGCTGGCCGCTCCTGCTTCTCGTCGCCCTCTTCGCATTGGCCGTGCTTTACCGCTTCGGGCCGAGCCGCCGCGCTCCGCGATGGAGATGGGTCACATGGGGAAGCGCGCTCGCAGCTTTCCTGTGGCTTGGCGGATCGGTCCTGTTCTCGTGGTACGTCGCCAATTTCGGCAAATATAACGCGACATACGGATCGCTCGGCGCGGCCGTCGGCTTGATGACCTGGCTTTGGCTGTCCGTCATCGTCGTTTTGCTCGGCGGGGAGCTGAACTCCAAGATCGAGCGTCAGAGCGGCCGGGACGCGAGCGCAACCGCGTCCGGAGCCAAATAG